AGCGAAAATAATTGCAGTAGCTAATAGAAAATAAAGAAATAAAAATATGAGGGGAAGGGTATCAAAGTTAAATATTTGATGACTACAGGTGATCAGAAAAATTAAGGAAAAAAAATAGCTAGATTTTTTTCCGGAAAACTGCGGGAAAACCATATAATTTTTCATATGGGGGCTATTTTAGTGAAAAAATACCGATCCGTGTAGTCCATGATTAGGTTTGTTCTCCAACTCTACTTGTGTCGAAGATGTATCGCCACCTCCAGAGAAAGAATTATGAGTCAAATAGTTATAGGTGGGAGATTTTTGTATTTTACAAATACCGATTATCGAGATCCTCCTTTATACAGCATTATTATCCTTTTTCCTTAAATCACTCGAGGTAACGGGTCCATAACTCAGGTACCAAAGCCGCTTAGATTCATGTCTTCCCTTACTCACATTATCTAAGATTAAAGCGCAACTCAGCGCCATGAACCCAATGAGCATCATGCCTGTAGCCAATATAGCGGTTGGTAGGCGTGGCACGAGTCCTGTCTCCCAGAAGTTAATGACAAGAGGATAACCAAGGACTATCGAAACCAAACTAAAAATAGTTGCCCATATACTAAAAAATAGGAAAGGTCTGATTTCCACGAATAATAAAATGAGCGTGCGTAAAATACGAAGGCCATCCGGTATGGTGGACAATTTACTATGAGAGCCAACTGGACGCGGATGGTATATCACTGGGATTTCAGATACGGGAATTCGCAAGTTAGTGGCATGCACTGCCAACTCTAACTCAATTTCAAAACCCCGCGAAACAGCCGGGAATGATTTAACAAATCGGCGTGATAACACTCTAAACCCTGAAAATATATCCTGGAAGGTGCTCCCAAATAATAGGCTGGCCGCTTTGTTAAAGAACTTGTTTCCAAAAACGTGGTAAAGCGGAAAAGAGTCACCCTTTTCCGAATGTCGCTCGCCAACAAGGACATCGGTGCTTTCCTGTAACATCTTTTCTATGAAGACCTCTATGTCTGAAATATCATAAGTCATATCGCCATCAGAAAGGATGTAAATATCTGCTTCAATGTCTACGAACATTCGGCGTACTACGTTGCCTTTTCCACGCTTTTCTTCGTGGCGCACTACTGCCCCTGCTAATTCAGCATTCATAGCTGTTTTGTCTGTGGAGTCGTTGTCATAAACGTATATATTGGCCTCAGGTAATTTAGTTTGAAAAGATTCAATCACCGAGGCGATTGTTGTTTCCTCATTATAACAAGGCAACAAAACGGCAATATCAATGAATGGCCACCGCGAGCTTGATGTTTTTGTGTCAGATGAACTAGTCATTTGGGTTGCCGATTAGGACTACGAAGCAATAGGGAGAGAAATTATACACCTTAAGATGATTATGTCAGCCACGAGAAGTAATGTCACTATATGGGTCTTACTGTGTTCTTTGTTCACAGTAGCATTGTTCCCAGCTGCCAAGCCTGATCATTCTCCTGATCGTTACGATGCGCGTCAATATTTGGCTGCAGCGATCAACTTGCATGACAATGGTATTTTTTCTGAGGTTGACGGAAGTAACTCAGGGCCAGGGACAGGGCGGGAGCCAGCCTACGCTACTTTTCTGGCTGGGTTAATGTTCTTTGACACACAACTAGCATCCATCACTCTGGAGTGTTTGCGGTCCGCTGACGGATGCGGAGCTGAGCGGTATAGGTTTGCCATAATTTTGAATCGCGTTTTTGTCGCTTTGTCTGGAGCCCTAATATTTCTTTCGGTGTTTCGTTTAACGGACCACAGTCTGTTTCCATCTGCCATATCTGGTTTGTATATTTGGCTTAATTTTGAAAGCCAAAAATTTTCTAGCTATGTGATCTCTGACTCTCTGGCAATGTTTTTGTCGGCGATACTTATATGGTCAATTTTCCATGCAGGTCATCGCGATTCAGCCTTGTGGTGGGCGATTTCAGGATTCGTAATGGCTCTTTTGGTTCT
This genomic stretch from Rhodospirillaceae bacterium harbors:
- a CDS encoding glycosyl transferase; translation: MTSSSDTKTSSSRWPFIDIAVLLPCYNEETTIASVIESFQTKLPEANIYVYDNDSTDKTAMNAELAGAVVRHEEKRGKGNVVRRMFVDIEADIYILSDGDMTYDISDIEVFIEKMLQESTDVLVGERHSEKGDSFPLYHVFGNKFFNKAASLLFGSTFQDIFSGFRVLSRRFVKSFPAVSRGFEIELELAVHATNLRIPVSEIPVIYHPRPVGSHSKLSTIPDGLRILRTLILLFVEIRPFLFFSIWATIFSLVSIVLGYPLVINFWETGLVPRLPTAILATGMMLIGFMALSCALILDNVSKGRHESKRLWYLSYGPVTSSDLRKKDNNAV